A section of the Spirosoma pollinicola genome encodes:
- a CDS encoding transposase: MIQTSLVKLVPAHHFYRQLLKAVDFRFVRPLFEPFYSTMGRPSLDPIVFIKLQLVAHLENITSDRKLLELANLHLGIRAILGYALEQPLPWHSTLSRTRQRVPVSVFEAAPAARVLFAHRRLMHPKGARQRPYPGD; encoded by the coding sequence ATGATCCAAACTTCGCTGGTCAAACTGGTGCCCGCTCACCATTTTTACCGGCAATTGCTAAAAGCGGTCGACTTTCGCTTTGTCAGGCCGCTTTTTGAGCCCTTTTACAGTACAATGGGACGGCCTTCGCTGGACCCAATCGTGTTTATTAAGCTGCAACTAGTAGCACACCTGGAAAACATTACCTCGGATCGGAAACTCCTGGAACTGGCGAACCTACATCTGGGCATCCGTGCGATTTTAGGCTATGCACTAGAGCAGCCCTTGCCCTGGCATAGCACGCTGTCACGAACCCGCCAACGCGTCCCGGTCTCCGTCTTTGAAGCCGCACCGGCGGCCCGGGTGCTTTTCGCACATCGTAGGCTTATGCATCCAAAAGGGGCTCGTCAGCGGCCATACCCAGGTGATTGA
- a CDS encoding bestrophin-like domain — MPQPANWSPLIHAVDDNGLFMIWLYNLPTWLFALLTMSGFVSLSLIGLRLIHRRLNAGTLATLIDNGTVGWFFSGVTVLYGLLLGLLTVATWTNYTQATALASQEAASLAVLYRDLAGYPLPERIQLQTQVRTYTRFIIEQSWPLQRQGFIHDGESAKLLDLQAPLMGFDPTNETAKILHQEAIRTFNSLVELRRLRAESISGSVPGVIWYVVLLGALLTVTFGYLFVVKSFWFHGLLVSLLGAVIGLLIFLIAALDHPYWGEVSVSPQAYELVLSKVMSSGVTSPKK; from the coding sequence ATGCCACAACCGGCCAATTGGTCTCCGCTGATCCATGCGGTCGACGACAACGGACTTTTTATGATCTGGCTCTATAACTTGCCCACCTGGCTGTTTGCCTTATTAACCATGAGTGGCTTTGTGAGCCTGTCCTTGATAGGTCTACGCCTGATCCACCGTCGGCTGAATGCCGGCACCTTGGCTACCTTAATTGACAATGGAACCGTGGGCTGGTTCTTTTCCGGGGTAACTGTCTTATATGGGTTATTACTGGGCCTACTGACGGTGGCCACCTGGACTAATTACACCCAGGCAACGGCACTAGCTTCGCAAGAAGCCGCTAGTTTGGCAGTGCTCTACCGGGATCTGGCGGGGTATCCCCTCCCAGAGCGAATTCAGCTGCAAACTCAGGTACGGACCTACACCCGGTTTATTATTGAGCAGTCCTGGCCCTTACAACGACAGGGCTTTATCCATGATGGGGAATCGGCCAAATTACTTGACTTACAGGCACCATTGATGGGGTTTGACCCCACCAATGAAACGGCCAAGATCCTGCACCAGGAAGCGATTCGAACGTTTAATTCGTTGGTCGAACTGCGTCGGCTACGGGCCGAGTCCATTAGTGGCAGCGTGCCGGGTGTGATTTGGTATGTGGTGCTATTGGGGGCGCTGTTGACGGTAACATTCGGTTATTTATTCGTGGTCAAGTCGTTTTGGTTTCATGGGTTGCTGGTGAGTTTATTAGGGGCGGTGATTGGTTTGCTGATATTTCTGATCGCTGCCTTGGACCATCCCTATTGGGGGGAAGTGAGCGTTTCGCCCCAGGCGTATGAATTAGTCTTAAGCAAAGTAATGAGTAGTGGAGTCACTTCGCCAAAAAAGTGA
- a CDS encoding recombinase family protein → MASYRVSTKKQGQSGLGLDAQRSSVLSFVKNQALIIAEFCDIESGKQDRRPELLKAIDYAKQNQARLVIAKLDRLSRNMTFVSSLMDSHVSFVCADMPDANEFTIHIFAALAQQERKLISERTKKALDEKLLRIGQWRRSSRVFQDPVVLAKAAQSNRDRAAENVNNRKATALIQALLEAKLTYVAIAHQLNQAGFKPARGNAFQATQVMRLAQRARNESISKS, encoded by the coding sequence GTGGCCTCCTACCGGGTAAGTACCAAGAAGCAGGGACAGTCTGGTCTGGGACTCGATGCCCAGCGTAGTAGCGTACTCAGCTTCGTCAAAAACCAAGCCCTGATCATCGCTGAATTTTGTGATATTGAGTCGGGCAAACAGGATCGGCGTCCCGAGTTACTTAAAGCGATTGACTATGCCAAGCAGAACCAGGCCCGACTGGTGATCGCCAAGTTGGACCGGCTTAGTCGTAACATGACTTTTGTATCCTCCTTGATGGACTCGCATGTCAGCTTTGTCTGCGCGGACATGCCCGATGCCAATGAGTTTACCATCCACATCTTCGCGGCTTTAGCTCAGCAGGAGCGAAAGCTGATTAGCGAACGCACCAAGAAAGCCTTGGATGAAAAATTATTGCGGATCGGTCAGTGGCGTAGGAGTAGCCGCGTATTTCAGGATCCTGTGGTTTTGGCAAAAGCGGCCCAATCGAATCGAGACCGGGCCGCTGAGAATGTAAATAATCGAAAAGCAACCGCTTTAATTCAGGCCCTGCTAGAGGCAAAACTAACCTACGTGGCTATTGCTCATCAACTAAATCAAGCGGGATTTAAGCCGGCTCGTGGGAATGCTTTTCAAGCTACTCAAGTGATGCGCTTAGCTCAGCGGGCTAGGAATGAGTCTATATCAAAAAGCTAA
- a CDS encoding DUF92 domain-containing protein: MHLPYWIVLCVLLVGMFLSVKAGKLNVTGALTGGLVGFAIFLGAGLPGLVMLGTFFIVGSAATSWKLTDKIAAGVAESNKGQRTASQVIANAGVAGLVGLLAWLFPAQAGLFQVMLAASFASATADTCASELGNVYGRHYYNVLTWRTDTKGLDGVVSLEGTLLGFLGSCLIGLIYGIGFGWGLPVIWILMAGTVGNLVDSVLGASLERRGYLKNDTVNFLNTLVAALVALVVQTW; this comes from the coding sequence ATGCACCTTCCCTACTGGATTGTCCTATGCGTGCTGCTGGTAGGTATGTTCCTGAGCGTTAAAGCAGGTAAGCTCAACGTGACGGGTGCCCTAACAGGTGGCCTAGTAGGCTTCGCCATCTTTCTGGGTGCTGGCTTGCCAGGCCTGGTGATGCTGGGCACTTTTTTTATCGTTGGCTCAGCAGCGACTAGCTGGAAACTAACCGATAAGATAGCGGCTGGCGTAGCCGAATCGAATAAGGGACAACGGACCGCTTCCCAGGTTATAGCCAATGCTGGCGTAGCCGGACTAGTTGGTTTGCTGGCCTGGCTCTTTCCTGCGCAAGCTGGCCTATTTCAAGTTATGCTGGCGGCCAGCTTCGCATCAGCTACCGCCGATACCTGTGCCTCGGAACTGGGCAACGTATACGGTCGGCATTATTATAACGTCCTCACTTGGCGTACCGACACTAAAGGCCTGGATGGGGTCGTCAGTCTGGAGGGGACGCTGCTGGGTTTTCTGGGGAGTTGCCTGATTGGACTTATCTATGGGATTGGCTTTGGCTGGGGCCTGCCTGTTATCTGGATTCTGATGGCCGGCACCGTCGGTAATCTGGTAGACTCAGTGCTGGGGGCCAGTCTGGAGCGAAGGGGGTATCTGAAGAATGACACGGTAAATTTTCTCAATACGTTGGTGGCGGCCCTGGTGGCCCTGGTGGTTCAAACCTGGTAA
- a CDS encoding outer membrane beta-barrel protein, with translation MKTLTCLLLIASVNTAFGQHKFALSIQLAPICTHTNLKAIFPFADPATQSPNTEFSAVSNGLSYLVGVTARYAFSPKLSVGTGIWATHSATGKTNYVQNGFASSIRYKYNHPFTNLYKIPLIINYQSSTKRLSPYFSAGATFDLRGTSYVDLSGNGELIPIKVGKAVVITPLLGVGMTYNLSDHISLIVQPTIQYNIDSHPSYSYYHYYQLSLQNQLMYKF, from the coding sequence ATGAAGACGCTGACTTGCTTGTTGCTGATCGCCAGTGTGAATACTGCCTTTGGGCAACATAAATTCGCTTTATCGATTCAACTCGCTCCCATCTGTACCCATACTAATTTGAAAGCTATATTTCCATTTGCTGATCCGGCCACTCAATCTCCTAATACGGAGTTCAGTGCTGTTTCAAATGGTCTTAGTTACTTAGTGGGCGTTACGGCCCGCTATGCTTTTTCGCCGAAATTGTCAGTAGGAACAGGTATTTGGGCTACCCATTCGGCAACTGGTAAAACTAACTATGTGCAGAATGGCTTTGCTTCCAGTATTCGCTATAAGTATAATCATCCCTTTACAAATCTGTATAAAATTCCCTTAATAATTAACTACCAGTCATCAACTAAACGGCTCTCGCCTTACTTTTCAGCCGGAGCCACATTTGATTTGAGAGGGACTAGCTATGTTGATTTAAGTGGAAATGGAGAGTTAATACCCATAAAAGTTGGCAAAGCGGTGGTTATTACTCCGCTGCTAGGAGTGGGAATGACATATAATCTTTCTGATCATATTTCTTTAATTGTTCAACCTACAATTCAGTACAATATTGATTCACATCCCTCTTACTCTTACTACCATTATTATCAATTAAGTCTTCAAAATCAACTAATGTACAAGTTCTGA
- a CDS encoding DedA family protein — translation MHLESLIITYGYPILFIGVLLEGEAFLILAAYLAHRGYFSLPIVIGLAALASFVMAQIWFVLGNRFGTALLNRRPSWQSRLVRADTLLQRYGSSLVLGFRALLGLRTLIPIAIGTSAYPARQSTLLNGVGALIWALVIALAGNTIAHGLEVLGTDLRQHELAAVVVIALIGLVWGLIHLYRQPKVPRIKGD, via the coding sequence ATGCATCTGGAGTCCTTGATCATTACCTACGGCTACCCCATCCTGTTTATAGGTGTATTGCTGGAAGGCGAGGCTTTCTTAATCTTGGCCGCTTATCTAGCCCACCGAGGCTACTTCTCCCTGCCCATTGTGATCGGACTAGCTGCCCTGGCCTCCTTTGTGATGGCCCAGATTTGGTTTGTGCTCGGCAATCGCTTTGGCACCGCTTTACTGAACCGTCGTCCCAGCTGGCAATCGCGGCTCGTTCGGGCGGACACCCTGCTACAACGCTACGGCAGTAGCTTGGTCCTGGGGTTTCGCGCCCTGTTGGGCCTACGGACCCTGATTCCGATCGCCATTGGCACATCAGCCTACCCAGCCCGCCAGTCCACGCTACTCAACGGAGTGGGTGCGTTGATATGGGCCCTGGTGATCGCCTTGGCGGGTAACACGATCGCTCATGGATTGGAAGTACTAGGCACCGATCTGCGTCAGCATGAACTGGCTGCTGTCGTCGTGATCGCCCTGATCGGTTTGGTTTGGGGGCTGATTCATCTCTACCGCCAGCCTAAAGTTCCGCGTATAAAAGGTGACTAG
- a CDS encoding transposase encodes MIDSAYIKANASMSRQKRKPAIWSSETTSSLSKPNAPRLTASADRLQHIHRFHKNIKKAAPNKTGRLFSNLTHYSPTDPDARIAFKTGKPRQLAYMTSVSVDASQHVITHIQAGSADRRDSRNLIPIVDTTQTRLAGFGILMSNVVADAGYSSGENYEHLEDRGLIGYIPPHGKYKEERSGFTYDAESDSYTCSRGKQLAFD; translated from the coding sequence GTGATCGATTCGGCTTACATTAAAGCGAATGCGTCGATGAGTCGGCAGAAGCGAAAGCCTGCCATCTGGTCGTCTGAGACGACTTCTTCGTTAAGTAAGCCTAACGCCCCTCGGCTAACCGCTTCGGCGGATCGCTTACAGCACATCCACCGGTTTCATAAAAACATCAAAAAAGCCGCCCCTAACAAAACGGGCCGACTTTTCAGCAACCTCACTCATTATAGCCCCACAGACCCAGATGCGCGTATTGCCTTCAAAACTGGTAAGCCTCGCCAACTGGCGTACATGACCAGCGTGAGCGTGGATGCCTCCCAACATGTGATCACCCATATTCAGGCTGGCTCGGCCGACCGGCGCGATAGTCGCAATCTGATACCCATCGTTGATACAACCCAGACCCGCTTGGCGGGTTTTGGCATACTTATGAGTAATGTGGTGGCTGATGCAGGGTATAGTTCCGGGGAAAACTATGAGCACCTAGAAGATCGAGGACTGATCGGCTATATACCCCCTCATGGCAAATACAAGGAGGAGCGGTCGGGCTTTACCTACGATGCCGAAAGTGATAGCTACACATGTAGTCGAGGCAAACAATTGGCCTTTGACTGA
- a CDS encoding transposase, giving the protein MAKASDCKDCLIREQCMGKKAKEKRLHHTYYKVQYERMTERLSNRFGKRMMRIRSATVEPV; this is encoded by the coding sequence TTGGCAAAGGCATCTGATTGTAAGGACTGTCTCATTCGTGAGCAGTGTATGGGTAAAAAAGCCAAGGAAAAGCGCTTACACCACACTTATTACAAAGTTCAATATGAGCGCATGACAGAGCGATTATCGAATCGGTTCGGCAAGCGCATGATGCGAATCCGCTCAGCGACAGTCGAGCCGGTCTAA
- a CDS encoding transposase: MIQTSLVKLVPAHHFYQQLLQAVDFRFVRPLFEPFYSTMGWPSLDPIVFVKLQLVAHLENITSDRKLLKLANLHLGIRAFLGYELEQPLPWHSTLCRTRHRIPVSVFETAPAARVLYPYCWLMYP, from the coding sequence ATGATCCAAACTTCGCTGGTCAAACTGGTACCCGCTCACCATTTTTACCAGCAACTGTTACAAGCGGTCGACTTTCGCTTTGTCAGGCCGCTTTTTGAGCCCTTTTATAGCACCATGGGTTGGCCTTCGCTGGACCCAATCGTGTTTGTTAAGCTGCAATTGGTGGCTCACTTGGAAAACATTACCTCGGATCGGAAGCTCCTGAAACTGGCAAATCTGCATCTAGGTATCCGTGCGTTTCTGGGTTATGAGCTAGAACAACCCTTACCCTGGCACAGTACGCTCTGTCGAACACGCCATCGAATTCCGGTTTCTGTCTTTGAAACCGCACCGGCGGCCCGGGTGCTTTACCCATATTGTTGGCTTATGTATCCATAA
- a CDS encoding transposase, whose product MIDSAYIKANASMSRQKRKPAIWSSETTSSLSKPNAPRLTASADRLQHIHRFHKNIKKAAPNKTGQLFSNLTHYSPTDPDARIAFKTGKPRQLAYMTSVSVDASQHVITHIQAGSADRRDSRNLLPIIDTTRDRLTGFGVATSNVVADAGYSSGENYEQLEIRGLTGFVSPHGKYKDERPGFHYDTTSDSYTCNQGKHLAFDKLLVDNQGNPKKRYLAKASDCKDCPIREQCMGKKAKEKRLHHTYYKAQYERMVKRLSSRLGKRMMRIRSATVEPV is encoded by the coding sequence GTGATTGATTCAGCCTACATCAAAGCGAATGCGTCGATGAGTCGGCAGAAGCGAAAGCCTGCCATCTGGTCGTCTGAGACGACTTCTTCGTTAAGTAAGCCTAACGCCCCTCGGCTAACCGCTTCGGCGGATCGCTTACAGCACATCCACCGGTTTCATAAAAACATCAAAAAAGCCGCCCCTAACAAAACGGGCCAACTTTTCAGCAACCTCACTCATTATAGCCCCACAGACCCAGATGCGCGTATTGCCTTCAAAACTGGTAAGCCTCGCCAACTGGCGTACATGACCAGCGTGAGCGTGGATGCCTCCCAACATGTGATCACCCATATTCAGGCTGGCTCGGCTGACCGGCGCGATAGCCGCAATCTGCTGCCCATTATCGACACGACGCGGGACCGTTTGACGGGGTTTGGGGTAGCCACAAGTAATGTAGTGGCTGATGCCGGATACAGTTCCGGCGAGAATTACGAACAATTGGAAATCAGAGGGTTAACTGGATTCGTTTCACCCCATGGCAAGTACAAGGACGAGCGACCAGGCTTCCATTACGATACCACGAGCGACAGCTACACATGTAATCAAGGGAAACATTTGGCCTTTGACAAGTTGCTGGTCGATAACCAGGGGAACCCCAAAAAACGCTACCTGGCGAAGGCATCTGATTGTAAAGACTGTCCCATTCGTGAGCAGTGTATGGGTAAAAAAGCCAAAGAAAAGCGCTTACACCATACCTATTACAAAGCTCAATATGAGCGAATGGTGAAGCGGTTGTCGAGCAGGTTGGGCAAACGTATGATGCGAATCCGGTCGGCAACGGTGGAGCCGGTCTAA